The Selenomonadales bacterium genome contains the following window.
TGAAAAGAATCTGTAAGAGCAAGCACGGCTTTGCCAAGCGCACAAAACTCGCGTGTGTTAAGCTCCTTAGCGCGCAGTTGCACGACTGTCACGCCACCACGCAAAGCTTGTTCCACACGTCCCGGTAAATCGAGCGGCGCAAGAGTGCAGTCAGCGATTAGGTACAGGGTATAGTCGGTGGCTGCCTTATTCCACATGCACTCGCGCCTCGTCTAATACGTCTTGCACCTGCAGCCCGGAAAGGGAGTCCATAAGCCCCACGCGGAACGACCCAGTGCCGCTGTGAACAGCCGCCGCACGTTCCCCGGCAATGCCGAGGCATACCAGCCCACCCGCCGCAGCTAAAGAATAGTCGTCGATCACACCGGAGAACGCCCCGATAAGTGCTGTCGCTACACATCCCGTGCCGGTAATGCGCGTAAGCAGGGGGTGCCCGTTGGCGACCTTCACAATCCGATTGTCGTCGGCGATGACGTCAACAGCTCCGGTCACCGCCACCGAGGCGCCGCTCGCCTTGGCCAGACGAACAGCGACCTTAGCCGCGTCCCCCTCCAGCCCGCTCGCATCCACGCCGCGCGTAGTGCCGGCCTCCCCGACTAGCGCGCTAATCTCGGAGATATTGCCCCGCACCACGGCCAGTTTCAGTTCGCGCAGGAGCATTTTTGCCGTCTCGGTGC
Protein-coding sequences here:
- the thiM gene encoding hydroxyethylthiazole kinase, translated to MASLLNDVRAARPLVHQITNYVSVNDCANAVLAIGGAPVMADDADEVVEMVGIASALVLNIGTLNRRTIETMLLAGRRANELGKPVVLDPVGAGATALRTETAKMLLRELKLAVVRGNISEISALVGEAGTTRGVDASGLEGDAAKVAVRLAKASGASVAVTGAVDVIADDNRIVKVANGHPLLTRITGTGCVATALIGAFSGVIDDYSLAAAGGLVCLGIAGERAAAVHSGTGSFRVGLMDSLSGLQVQDVLDEARVHVE